One Vitis riparia cultivar Riparia Gloire de Montpellier isolate 1030 chromosome 4, EGFV_Vit.rip_1.0, whole genome shotgun sequence genomic window carries:
- the LOC117913075 gene encoding aspartate--tRNA ligase 2, cytoplasmic, protein MSSESQTPNLPVEDEAKAQSKKAAKKEAAKLEKQRRRQEAASAASASVAGISVGDTPDPLASNYGDVPLLDLQSKEVTGLKWTDIGALTEDLKDQKVLIRGRAQTIRAVGKNIAFLVVRQMGFTVQCVLTVAPDLVSRHMVKYATGLSRESHVDIEGIISVPGVPIKGATQQVEVQVRKLYGISKAENLPINIEDAARSESEIEKALQAGEQLVRVNQDTRLNYRVLDLRTPANQAIFRVQCQVENIFRQFLLSEGFVGIHTPKLIGGSSEGGSAVFRLDYKGQPACLAQSPQLHKQIAICGDFGRVFEIGPVFRAEDSFTHRHLCEFTGLDVEMEIKEHYFEVMDIVDRLFVAMFDSLNENCKKELEAIERQYPFEPLKYLRKTLRLTFQEGVQMLKEAGMEVDPYGDLNTEAERKLGQLVLEKYGTEFYILHRYPLAVRPFYTMPSYDDPLYSNSFDVFIRGEEIISGAQRVHVPDFLEKRAEACGIDVKTISTYIDSFRYGAPPHGGFGVGLERVVMLFCALNNIRKTSLFPRDPTRIAP, encoded by the exons ATGTCATCCGAATCACAAACCCCCAACCTACCCGTGGAAGACGAAGCCAAGGCCCAGAGCAAGAAAGCCGCCAAGAAAGAGGCCGCCAAACTTGAAAAGCAGCGCCGCCGCCAAGAAGCAGCCTCCGCCGCCTCTGCCTCTGTTGCTGGAATTTCCGTAGGTGACACTCCCGACCCCCTCGCTTCCAACTACGGCGATGTCCCTCTCCTTGATTTACAGTCCAAAGAGGTCACCGGTCTCAAATGGACGGACATTGGGGCTTTGACCGAGGATCTCAAGGACCAGAAGGTGTTGATCCGAGGGCGAGCACAGACCATTCGGGCCGTCGGCAAGAATATCGCCTTCTTGGTAGTCAGACAGATGGGTTTCACTGTTCAGTGCGTCTTGACGGTGGCTCCTGATCTAGTCAGTCGCCACATGGTGAAATACGCCACGGGATTGAGCCGCGAGTCCCATGTTGACATTGAAGGGATCATTTCTGTCCCCGGCGTTCCCATCAAGGGCGCTACACAACAG GTGGAAGTTCAAGTGAGGAAACTATATGGCATTAGCAAGGCTGAAAATCTACCAATTAATATTGAGGATGCTGCTCGAAGCGAAAGCGAAATCGAGAAGGCTTTGCAG GCTGGAGAGCAGCTTGTTCGTGTTAATCAGGATACCCGATTAAATTATAGGGTTCTTGACTTGAGAACCCCTGCTAATCAAGCAATTTTCCGCGTCCAGTGTCAAGTTGAAAAC ATATTTAGGCAGTTCTTGTTATCTGAAGGTTTTGTTGGAATCCATACACCCAAATTGATAGGAGGCTCTAGTGAAGGTGGTTCAGCTGTTTTCAGACTGGACTACAAAGGGCAACCTGCATGTCTGGCACAGTCACCTCAGCTTCACAAGCAAATTGCAATCTGTGGTGATTTTGGGCGTGTTTTCGAGATTGGTCCTGTTTTTAGAGCAGAGGACTCTTTCACTCATAGACATCTGTGTGAGTTTACAGGTCTTGATGTTGAAATGGAGATCAAGGAACACTATTTTGAG GTGATGGATATTGTGGACCGGTTATTCGTTGCAATGTTTGACAGTTTGAATGAGAATTGCAAGAAGGAGCTTGAAGCTATTGAGAGGCAGTATCCATTTGAACCTCTAAAG TACTTGCGAAAAACTTTACGACTTACATTTCAAGAAGGGGTTCAAATGCTCAAG GAAGCTGGCATGGAAGTTGATCCTTATGGGGACCTGAACACAGAAGCAGAGAGAAAACTTGGCCAGCTAGTTCTGGAgaa ATATGGCACTGAATTTTACATACTTCACCGGTATCCTTTGGCTGTTAGGCCATTTTATACCATGCCTTCCTATGATGATCCATTGTACAGTAATTCATTTGATGTCTTTATTCGAG GTGAGGAGATCATCTCAGGGGCTCAGCGTGTTCATGTACCTGACTTCTTGGAAAAACGTGCGGAGGCTTGTGGCATTGATGTTAAGACTATATCAACATATATTGATTCCTTCCg GTATGGTGCACCTCCACATGGTGGGTTTGGAGTGGGTTTGGAGCGAGTCGTGATGCTCTTCTGTGCTCTTAATAATATTCGCAAAACATCACTTTTCCCCCGTGATCCAACCAGAATTGCCCCATGA